Proteins from a single region of Oryza brachyantha chromosome 6, ObraRS2, whole genome shotgun sequence:
- the LOC102699696 gene encoding uncharacterized protein At1g66480-like — MGNSIGGRRKGAKVMQLDGTAFRVKPPAFAGTVLRDHPGFQLLESEEVKLLGVRARPLAHDAPLRPGRLYFLVALPRPTAPPRRAWSGALHVGARERLESLMLTRRSTSDLSLPASAVGTAPPSPMSTASEGGPVRLRMRLPKAQVERLMGESRDSAEAAAKIMQLCAAANGGAVTPERGILRTPERSPRFIPTPDWGSAVGFAHTPEVSPRFAATPEWGTGFMMPTPDRSGLLKTPERWPALPRTPEYSSRDVKAARKEKRTRFVAMPDEIIA, encoded by the exons atggggaACAGCATCGGCGGCCGGCGCAAGGGCGCCAAGGTGATGCAGCTGGACGGCACGGCGTTCCGCGTGAAGCCCCCCGCGTTCGCCGGCACGGTGCTGCGCGACCACCCGGGCTTCCAGCTGCTCGAGTCCGAGGAGGTCAAGCTGCTCGGCGTCAGGGCGCGCCCGCTCGCGCACGACGCGCCGCTCCGCCCGGGGAGGCTCTACTTCCTCGTCGCGCTCCCGCggcccaccgcgccgccgcggcgggcgtgGTCGGGGGCGCTGCACGTCGGGGCCCGGGAGCGGCTCGAGTCGCTCATGCTCACCCGCCGCTCCACCTCCGACCTCTCCCTCCCGGCCTCCGCCGTCGGCacggcgccgccctccccgATGTCCACCGCCTCCGAGGGCGGGCCCGTCCGGCTCCGGATGCGCCTGCCCAAGGCGCAGGTGGAGAGGCTCATGGGCGAGAGCCGCGACTCCGCCGAGGCGGCCGCCAAGATCATGCagctctgcgccgccgccaacggcGGCGCCGTGACGCCAGAGAGGGGGATACTGCGGACGCCCGAGCGGAGCCCGCGGTTCATTCCCACGCCTGACTGGGGCAGCGCCGTTGGCTTCGCGCACACGCCGGAGGTGAGCCCGAGGTTCGCGGCCACCCCGGAGTGGGGCACCGGGTTCATGATGCCCACGCCGGACAGGTCGGGGTTGCTCAAGACGCCGGAGCGGTGGCCCGCGCTGCCACGCACGCCGGAGTACTCGTCGCGAGACGTCAAGGCCGCCCGGAAGGAG AAGCGAACGCGGTTCGTGGCGATGCCAGACGAGATAATAGCATGA